A window of Paenibacillus phoenicis genomic DNA:
GGGGAGCGGCGGTATCTGCTTGTTCTATTCTCAAATGCTGGAAATATTGATATACTGGGGGTAATCTGGGCTACTAATTTTGGGGCAGGTGAAATTATGAAACCGATTACAGTCTACGATATCGCCAAAGAAGCTAATGTATCCGTTGCTACCGTCTCACGCGTCCTTAACAATACCGCACCTGTAAAAAAGGAGACCCGGGAACGCATCAACGAGCTGATCAACAAATACCAGTTTCAACCCAATGCGCTGGCTCGAAGCTTGTCGAAGAAGGAAACGGGGATGATCGGCATTATTCTCCCGGATATTACAAATCCGTTTTTTCCAGAAGTGTTGTCCGGGTTTGATCTGGAAGCGCGCAAGCAGGGGTATACTTACTTTCTGTGCGACACGGTCTCAGCCAGTGTGGACAGCGCGGAGCAATATGTCCGGGAATCGCAATATTTGAATGCGCTCGCAGAGAAGCAGGTGGACGGGATCGTCATGATGGGGGGGCGGGTTGATTTGGCCAAACCTGACATGCAACTGATTGAGGAGGTAGCCGAGATCGGCAAAAGGCTGCCCGTTCTACTTGTCAACGGTCGACTCCCTAAATCGGGCCTGAATCGAGTGGCCGTAGACGAACGGTATGGAGCGGAGCTGGCGGCCCAGCATTTGATTGAGCTCGGGCACCGCGACATCGCGATTGTGGGCGGATTCCGTCAGATGTCCAACACGCAGCAGCGGACGAACGCTTTTACGAAGAAGATGGTTCAGGCGGGCCTTGAAGTGCGCAAGGAGTGGGTGCTGCATGGAGGTTTTTCCGTCGCCAGCGGCATGACGTTTATGAATCAATTGTTGGAGCTGCCTAAGCGCCCGACGGCGATCTTTTGTCTGAACGATTTAGTTGCGATCGGCGTGTTAAAGGCGGCCGTCAAAGCTGGGCTGCGCGTCCCCGAAGACCTCTCGATTATCGGATATGATGATACTCCGTTTGCCTCCTATAGCATTCCGGAGCTGACGACCATTTCACTGCATGCTCATGAGCTCGGCCGAACTGCGGGGGAAGTGCTGCACCAAATGATCACAAAGTCGAAGGTGAACAAAACGACCTTGCTGAAGCCGGAGCTGGTTATTCGCGAGTCTACTGCGGCTCTTAACTAGCGTTAGGAGCTTCGGACCCGCTTCCGGCAAAAAGGGATTGACAACTTAAATCTGGCTGGGCTAGAATAACTGCAAGAAAGCCCTTACATTTTACTCGCAGGTAAATTCTTCTTTATTTCACCCTCCACAAACACAACGAAATTTTACTTCTTTCATCAACTCCGAAGAGAAGCATTCATCTGAACAACACTTGGCACAACAACTGAACATTTCGTTTGCTCCAAAGTGAAACCCGTTTCACTCTAATTTTATTGACCACAATGTAACGGGTTTCATGAAATGGGATTCATTAAAGTTTAATAATACAGACGTTAGGAGTGGTCGCTATGAGTACGCGTATCGAGTCCGAATCCGTTGTAAGTCTGTCTGGCCAGGCTGTCAACATCCATGGGGAGAGCGTGATTCTGCTTTGTGCTTCGCTCTTTTATTTCCGGATTCCCCCCGAGTTATGGCAGGAACGGCTCCAGCAGGTGAGAGAAGCAGGCTACAACTGCATCGATGTCTACTTCCCGTGGAATTTTCATGAGCTCCAGGAAGGAACCTGGGATTTCACCGGGATGCGGGATGCAGATACGTTTCTGCGACTCGCCAGTGAAGCGGGATTATGGGTGATCGCCCGCCCGGGACCATATATTTGCTCTGAATGGGACGGCGGCGGCTTGCCTGCCTATTTGTACGCCAAAGAGCCGGCTCTGCGGATTAGAGATAATGACCCTGCGTTCTTGCAGCATGTGGCCCGGTGGTATGCGCAGATCCTGCCGATCCTTCATCGTCATGAAGTCACGCGTGGGGGCAGCGTCATCTTCGTTCAGCTTGAAAATGAACTGGACTTCTATGACTGCTCCAACCCGGCAGGATATATGGCTGCGCTGCGAGACATGGCTGCAACGCATGGCTTATCCGTCCCGCTGATCGCTTGTGCCGGCCAAGGCGGCCTGGTGCAGGCGTCCGGGTTAACGGAAGGTATCGTGCCGACCTGCAACTTCTATCCGGATGACCGGGATCCCGATTTCGAGCGCAAGGTGCTGCATTATCGGGAGGTGCTTCACAGGCAGGGACTTCCGCTGCTCGTTACCGAGACGAACCGGAGCCATTACCTGCTGCGCAGATTGCTGTCAGCTGGAGCCAAGCTGCTGGGTCCTTATCTGCAGGTGTCTGGCACCAATTTCGGCTTCACCAATGCGATCAATAACTGGGGAAGGCCGCTGGCTTTCTTGACCTCGGATTATGATTTCGGAGGCATGATTTCGCCGGAAGGCCATCTCCGTGAAGAAGTGCAGGAAGCAAAGCTTCTCGCCAGGTTCATTCGTGCCTATGGCCGCGCGATTGCGGAATCTGAGCCGAATTCCGGGAGCAAATGGTCTGTTGCGGGCGAGAAGGAGGGAGTGTTTGGCCCGTATGCGCTGCGTTTGAAAGGCGGTGGAGAGCTGATTTTTGTGACCAACGGTGAGGATCGCTCCAAGCAAATCCACCTGCATAATGAGGAAGCCAGCCATGCTTCATCTACCGGGACATGGACCTTAGCTGCTTCAAGATCCTTGGCGCTGCCGGCAAAAGTGCCGCTAACGAACTGGGGAATTTCAGGACAGCTTGTTTCCTCTACGGCGGAGCTTTACATGGTGGAACAACAGATGGACGGAGTGGTTCTCGCGTTTCACAAGGAGGGGGACAACGGGGAGATTGCCTTAGCCGTCGAAGTTGCCCATGATCCGATTACCGAGGGGATGCAGGTCATCCATCGCGAAGGCCAGTTTATCTTGCAACTGTCTGGAGCAGAGACGGCGTTTTGTCGGTTTGAACTAAAGGAGGGGCGACGCTTTACGGTTATTGTCACAAGCCTTCTCAACGCGCTTCGGACCGAAACGATTCACCTGGATGGGACCGTGACCTTAACCGCAGATCAACCGGTCTCGAATGTCCCCGACCCTACGCCTGCACCCGATTGGCGGTTTGTTGGGAGGGAGGGATGGAAGGCGCCAATCCAGGCTGCGACGGTACAGACGAAGGGGGCGGAGGCAGAATTTTTGGAACGGCTCGGCGTTTACCGGGGATACGCCTGGTATGAGGCGGAGACAAATCTAGTCGCCGCTGAACATCGGCTGCATGGATTTCTGGTGCGTCAAGCGAGTGATGTTGTTTCGCTGTATGCTGACGGAGCGTACCTCGGCACTTTTACTCCCGGCGGAGCCAGCGTGTTTGTTCCGGTGAACGGATCGGATGTGAAGAAGCTTCAGGCGCGTGTGGAGATTTGGGGCCACAGCAATTTCGATGACATCCGGCTCCCAGCGCTTCGCTTGCCTTCTCTGAAAGGGATCAAAGGGATTACGGCCATCACCGCCGTACACAACATTACCTCGAACTGGCGCGTGCATCCGAAGGTCGACCGTTCGCGGCAAGGCACTCTTACAGAGATCGACGAAGCATTATGGCCGGTTGTTAGCTTCGGAAGCTGGCTGTCTGCGGATCATCTATCCCAGCATCTTTTCCGCAGAACGTTTATCCCTGGGGCTGGCGGGGATTCGTGGACGCTGCATTTTCGGAACCTTCAAGGGCATGCGCGGCTTTGGGTGAACGGAATCGATGCCGGTCCCATCCATCCGCTGGACCCCTTTATCGATTTGAAGCCGTATGTCACCCCAGGACAGGAGCTGCAGCTTGAGGTCTACCTGGAACGAACGATGGGGCAAAGCGCCGGACAAGTGCTGGTCTATGAAGGGGTTGAAGCATCGGCGTATACGATCAAGGCGGCGGAGGAAGCTCATTTGAAGGCTGCGGCGGAGCATGAAGTTGCTGCAATTCCGCTTGAATTGCCGCTGACGTTGACCTCAGGTGAGGCAGGATGGTTATTCGCTCCAATTCCGAACGCTGCACAAGGCAAAGGTTGGAGGGTCCGTGCCGCTGGCTCGGGATTAAAGCTTACGGTGTTTATGGAGGAGCGGATCGTCGGCAGGCTGTGGCTGCCAGGAGGTGCGGGAAGGCCGATGATGACTGGCGGCAGCGCGGACTCGTTTTATTTGCCGGGTCCATGGTTTCAGGCGGGGCAAGCGCAGCTGTCTATTTTTCTCGAGGCAGTGGATGAACAGGCTGCAGGCAGCTTAGAGAAGCTTGAGTTTATTTCCGTATAGAAGGGAGAGGCCTATGGAAATCACGACGCCAACAAAGGTACGCCAGCGGCCGCAGCTTCACCGGATGCGCCAGCAGGGGTGGTTCAAACGGTTTTGGAACAACAAAACGCTGTTGCTGATGTGTCTGCCGGCTATCATCTTCTTTATCATTTTCGCGTATTTGCCGATGCCCGGCTTGTATCTGGCTTTTATCAAGTACAACTACACGGATGGTATTTTTAAGAGTCCGTTCGTGGGGTTCGATAACTTTCGATTCCTTGTGATGACGGGGGATTTGTGGCGGCTGACTTTTAACACGGTGGTTTATAATCTGGCCTTCATCCTGCTGGGGAACGTCTTGCAAATTACCGTTGCGGTGTTCCTGAACGAACTTCGTCTCAAATGGTTTAAAAAGCTAACCCAAACCTTGATGTTCCTGCCGCACTTTATTTCGGCGGTCCTGATTGGTCTGATCGCTTACAACGTGCTGAGCTACGACTACGGTCTGCTCAACAGCATCCTGACTTCGCTGGGATTCGATCCGGTGAAGACGTATTCGAACGCCACGATCTGGCCGTTTATCATTGTGTTGACGTACTTATGGCAATCGACAGGGTATGGATCGATCGTATATTTCGCCGCCATTATGGGCCTGGATAACGAAATTGTCGAAGCGGCGGAAATCGACGGGGCCGGCGCATTCCAGCGCATTCGTTATATTGTGCTCCCTTGGCTGAAGCCCACCTTTATCATTTTGCTCCTGTTTTCGCTTGGCGGGATATTGCGCGGGAACTTCGGCTTATTCTTCAACCTGGTGGGAGCTAACAACACCGCGCTGTACGCGACGACGGATATCATCGAAACGTATGTGTTCCGCGCCCTCATGACCAACTTCAACTTCTCGATCGGGAGCGCCGTCAGCCTCTATCAATCCGTCTTTGGATTTGTGGTGGTTATCACCGCCAACTGGCTGGTCAAGAAGGTTTCGCCCGACAACTCATTATTTTAGGAGGTACAAGGCATGGATGACGCTCATGAAACGCGAAGCATCCGCACAGATCTAGGCGGCATTATCGTCAAAATCGTCGGCTACCTGTTTATCGGCTTCTTCGCCTTATGCTGTTTGCTGCCCTTCCTGCTGGTCCTTGGCACATCCTTTACGTCGGAAGCGGCGATTAAACGGTTTGGCTTCAATTTCTGGCCCCGGGAATTCAGCACCTTCGCTTACAAAATCGTCTTCGAAAATCCGGATCTCATCATTGGCTCCTATCTCGTGACCATCGGCATTACAATCTGCGGTACCGCACTGGGTTTGTTCTTGGTGGCGATGACGGGGTATGCGCTGCAACGGCCCGATTTTGCTTACCGGAATCGCATCTCTTTCTTTATCTACTTTACGACCTTGTTCAGTGGCGGGCTGGTTCCGTTTTACCTGCTGGTGACACAGTATTTGGGCCTGAAGGATAACTACTTGGCCGTCTTGCTGCCCGGTCTGCTTAGTCCATTCCTGATCATCATGATGAAAAGCTTCGTTCGCTCCATTCCCCACGCGATCACGGAATCTGCCAAAATCGACGGGGCCGGAGATTTCACCATCTTTATCCGCCTAATCTTACCTATGACTACACCAGCCTTGGCCACGATCGGCTTGTTTATCGCCCTGGGGTATTGGAATGAATGGTACAACTCCATGTTGTTCTTATCGCCGGACATGAAGTACCGCCCGCTGCAGCTGTTCCTGTATAACGTCATCACCAGCGCGGACTTCATCCGAAATTCGGCCGCGGCTTCGAACGTGGAGCTGCGCGATGTGCCGCTCGAATCGATGAAGATGGCGACGGCTATCGTGGCGACGGGCCCGGTGATTTTATTTTATCCGTTTGTGCAGCGCTATTTTATCAAAGGCATCACGGTTGGCGCTGTCAAAGGCTAAGGCTTCACAATTTCAAATAGATGAAGGAGGTTTGTGTGAATGGTTCGATGGAAGAAGGCGTCAATTTGGGTCATGGTGAGCCTGCTGGTGTTGCTGCTGGCGTCCTGCGGCGGCGGCTCAAACAACAAAGGGGCGGGCAGCGATGCGGCAAACAATGGGGTGAATTCGGTGAACACCGGTCAAGAGACGGACACGGGAATCGACACATCCAAGTTCGTGAAGATCAGTTATCTCGTTTTGGGGGATAAGCCAAAGAATGGCCAGTTCGAAAAGGTGCTTGCAGAAGTCAACAAAATCATGAAGGAAAAAATCAACGCCGAGCTGGAATGGAAATGGATCGAATGGGCGGATTGGCAGACCAAATACAATCTGGCGTTAGCCTCTGGGGAACCGATTGATCTGATTACGATCGGAACCGACTGGCTCGACACCTGGGGGAATGCGCAGCGCGGCGCCTTCATGAATCTGGATGAACTCCTGCCGAAATACGCGCCGGAAACGTGGAAATCTATCCCGGAAGAGGATTGGGAAGAAAGTAAATACAACGGCAAAATCGTCCTGATTCCGGAGAACGATTACACGCAGTGGGTCAATCACGGTTTCTTCTACCGCGGCGATTGGGCGAAGGAGGCCGGGATTACCGAACCGATCAAGGATTGGGAGGGCATCGAGAAATACTTGCAGTACATTAAGGACAACAAACCGGATGTGATTCCGTGGGACGCAGCGTCAGGCACGCAAACCTGGGGTGGATTTGTTCAATCGTATACGGATGAGCTGGAGCTTCCAATTTCGACCGGTTTCTTGCCCGTATTTACGGCTAAATCCTATGAAGAGCGATTTACTGCTGTAAGTCCAATCTTCGAGGACGTGTTCTTGGATTATGCCACGATGATGAAAAGATGGGCGGATCAAGGCTTCTGGCGTGAAGACGCCCTGAACAACAAGAACAACAACCGCGATGCGCTGAAAGCCGGCTTGTCGGGGCTTGATCAGCATCATACACAGACGTTCTCTGGACTTCGCGTCGAAATGGATAAAGCACAACCTGGTTCGGAGCTGCAAATGTTCCCATTCTCCCGGACGCGCGGCACCAACCTTATGGAGCTGTCGATTACTCATGGCGGTACATCTGTAGGGGCGCACAGCAAAAACCCGGAACGCGCGCTGATGGCCTATGATCTGATTCGCAATAATGAAGAGATTTATCATCTGATCAACTATGGGATCGAAGGCGTACAATACGTGATCAAAGATGGCAAACGTGCACGTCCTGAAGGTTATGATGACGCAAGAGACGGCTTTTATTCAGATTTCTGGGGCGGCCGTGTCGACAAGTTTGAAATTCCCAGCGAAACGACCTGGGATCAGATCGAAGAGACGTTGTATGCGGAATACGATAAGATCAAGAAGCCATATGTATACGGTCGCTTCGTATTTGATAAAACGCCGGTAGAAGCTGAATTGACCGCGATCTCGCAGGTAACCGGAGAGCTTGGTCCGGCCATCGTGATGGGGAAAGCCGGAGACCCGGCGAAGGCGGTTGAAGAGTTCCGCAACAAGCTGAAGCAGGCCGGATACGATAAAGTGTTGGCCGAGCTGCAAAAGCAGTTGGACGCTTATAAAGTTCAGATCGGTGAATAATCGTTATACGGAAAAACAGAACGGACCCGCGAATCGCGGGTCTGTTTTTTTGTGAGAGATTGCAATTTCGCAAGAAAATGGATTTACATTTTTCAAAATGAGGCATATACTAAAACTATAAAGTTGCACTGAGGAAACTTTAATGGATATAGACAACTTTAGTGGGCGCAAGCGCAAGGGAGGGATTCTCATGATGGAACAAAGTATTGCGCAACAAACGACTCCAGTCACATCCAATGGATTGGATCATAGAACGTCCGCACATGCCGCATTGGACGGCAGAACGAAAGGTCTGAAACGGCTTCTTCCGTTTCTTGGACCTGCGTTTATCGCTGCGGTTGCTTATATCGATCCCGGTAATTTTGCAACGAACATCACCGCAGGATCGAAGTACGGGTATCTATTGTTATGGGTGATTTTCGCTTCGAATTTGATGGCGGTGCTGATTCAGTCGTTATCGGCGAAACTAGGGATCGCCACTGGCAAGAATTTGCCCGAGGTTGCTCACGATCGATTTCCGAAGGGCGTGTCGATCTTCCTGTGGATTCAGAGCGAGTTGGTCATTATCGCTACGGATCTGGCCGAATTTATCGGGGCGGCGTTAGGGCTCTATCTGCTGTTTGGCATTCCGATGCTGCCCGCTGCCGTGATCACCGCGATTGGCTCCTTTGCGATCTTGGAGCTGCAGCGTCGGGGATATCGCGCACTGGAGGCGGGAATCGCCGCGATGGTGCTGATCGTTGTTTTGGCCTTTGCCTTTCAAGTGATTGCGGCGAATCCGGATTTTGCTGCCGTTGGCGCAGGCTTAGTGACTCCTCGCTTTGACGGAGTGGACAGCGTCCTGCTGGCTGCGGGTATCTTAGGGGCCACCGTAATGCCTCACGCGATTTATCTGCACTCCTCGTTAACACAAAACCGGATTGTGGGACGCAATGAGGCCGAGAAGAAGAAAATTTTTAAACTGGAATTCATCGATATCGTGTTGGCGATGTTGATTGCCGGGGCCGTGAATATGGCGATGGTCGTTGTCTCCGCAGGGCTGCTCTTCAAAAATGGTCTAGTGGTTGAAGATCTGGACGTCGCCCTCCAACAATTCGGAACGATCGCCGGACCGTTCACCGCCATTTCTTTCGGACTGGGACTGCTGATTGCCGGCCTCTCGAGTTCTTCGGTGGGTACGATGGCCGGGGATGTGGTGATGCAGGGGTTCATCAACAAACGAATTAACCTGTACGTGCGGCGGGCGATTACCACCATTCCGCCGCTGGCGATCATCGTGTCGGGCGTGAACCCGACGAATGCCCTGGTCATGAGCCAAGTGGTGTTGTCGTTTGGGATTGCCTTTGCCTTGATTCCTTTGATCTTGTTCACCTCGAACCGCAAAATTATGGGCGGCCTCGTGAATCATCGGGTGACCACAACGCTGGGGTGGATGATCTCCGCTTTGGTCGTTAGCTTGAACCTGTTCCTGGTCGTTCAAATGCTCTGGTGAGGTGCGTAACAATGAGGACTTCCATTTCCGCGTTGGTGCGGGATGGAGGTCCTTTTTTCAAGTGGACAAGCTAGGGAAAAGCAAAAGCGAAAGAGAGCCGTTTGTGGGCTATCTCCTTCGCTGTCTGCTTTAGAAGCACGTGAATGAGCGAATCCGATTCAAATCGATGCCGAAGTATCCCCAGAAGAAACCAAACCACCGGAATCCGGCAATCGAATTCCGCCCGACGAATACCGGGAAGAACCAGAATTGCTCCCCATTGTTCAGCCAAACGTAGGTGTTGCGGAACAAGCAACGTCTAATTCCGCCCGGATCGATGGCAAACGTGCCGACTTGCATTTGCGGTACAAATTGTGGTGGTGGAGAGGTTGGCGGCTGAACGCCTCCCGGTGCTCCTCCCGGAGTACCTGGGAATCCTCCAGGACCTCCCCCTGGAAAACCACCTGGAAATCCTGGACCACCAGGTACGCCAGGCCCTCCCGGAAATCCTCCGCCGGGTCCCGGCGATGGAAAAAATCCCATATGTGATCGCTCCCTTCAATGTATAGGCACAATCATCATATGCAAATGCGGAGAGGGCGGTTGGGCGAATGCCATGGAAATTGTTTTATTTTTCGTGCTTCTCACTCAGGCCAAGAAACTGGTAAATTCGCGACTTGTATTGCTCCAGGCTTTCGTAGCAGCCATACATGCGGCTTGCGATCGTCTTCCCATTCCCAAAGAAGAAGCGTTCAAACTGGTTTTGTCTGCCGCCAAACGCGCTGCCGCCCAGCTCCCAGGCCAGCCTGAAGAGGGCGATGCGATCTTTTGCCAGACTGGATATTCCCTGCAAATAGGTATCGAGGTAAGCTTGGTTTTCCGAATTGAAGTCTGCCCCAAACGGGTTCATGATCAGTTGGCTGGCGCTAATCGTACGGATCATCTTCAGCGCTTCCTCATGCAGATCGGGAAACTGGATACCCGCGGCGGTCAGCGGTGCCAGCGCTGGAACATAGTAACCGGATGCGGTGAAGGTTCCGCCGGTCTCGGCCGCCATACGCAATGCTTTCAGGTTCTCCAGCATTGCCATGATTTTGGCGATTGAATGAAGGAACGAGGGCTCGCCATCCGCATTCTGCTCCATGGCCAACGCTTGCAGCAGCCCTAGGAAAAATTCAGTCTTCGCAATGTACCGCGTGAGGATCTGGTGACCGGCGTATGCATGGAAGTGCCCTTCATGAAACAACCGATCGCACAAATCCTCTTCGCCGAAGAAAAATACCCGATCCCGCGGAACGAGAACCCGATCAAAGATCACCATCGTGTCCATTTCCTCAAACCGGCTGGAGAGGGGGTGATCATAACTTGAATCAAACGCGTGGCTCTCTCGGCAAATAAAGGTCATTCCCTCCAAATCATTTGGTACCGCAAAAGCGAATGCGCTGGGATTCACCTTCCCGTCTCCCAACATAAAGGAAGGCGTGGGGAGGACGAGGATTTCCTCGCAGGTGGGTCCCTGGGTCGCCATCAGAAAAGCACCGCTTACGACAAGACCCTCAGGAAGGATCTCTACCACCTTGGCGGCCAGGGATTCATCATGATCAACCGGTCCGGACATTTTGCTGATCATCGGCTGAACAAAGGCATGGGATAACGTGATGTCATTTTCCCGACAATACTCGTAATACGTACGCAGATTCTGTCCATACTCCGGCGCGACAGCCTCCATCATGGAGGCAGCGGTATAAAACGACATCAACGCGGTGTTCATATAGTCGGGGGAACGGCCGAGAAATCCATGATGCAAACCGGCCCAAATCTCGGACATCCTCCTTCTGCGAACTAACTCTTCGGGAGTGGTCGGCGGCAAAAATGAAAGGCCAACGCGCTCCTCGGTGGTCGGTGACACATACGTCATGACGTCCCGCAGGTCATCCTCGCATTGCTTATCGTACATCGCGGCCTGCGTCCGGATCAGACCTCGAAAGGCAGGGTGCTCGGATAACGGAACGTTAACGCGTTCGCCGTTGTACCATAACCGGATGCGCTTGCGGTTGATCCGTTCGATGTACTGTTTTCCGTTTTTAATGGGCATCGTCTTCTTTGTCCCCTTTACTTGTAATAAGTGCAGTTTTTATATATAGTGCAGGGGCATTTAGGAATGTGCTTCTTAAAAGAACAGGATCTTGCGAAATTCGCAAGACCCTGTTTCAGCTCTGATTCATTAACTAGTGAAGATGTGGTTGCCGATTTGAAGCTTCTGCGGACGCGACCAAATCCATTTGCTTGTCGCTGTTTTTGGATTGAAATAATAAAGCGAACCGTAGGACGGATCCCAACCTCTGACCGCATCCAGTGCAGCTAGATAAGCCGTGCGGTCCGGTGTAAGCCAAATTTGTCCGTCATCGACCGCAGTAAAGGCGCCCGGTTGAAACACGACACCGTTGATTGTATCAGGGAATAAAGACGATTGAATCCGATTCATGACGACGGCACCCACCGCCACTTGTCCGGTATACGGCTCACCTCGAGCTTCACTATAAATCACTCGGGCCAACAGATCCATTTCGCTTTGATTTAGCGAATATTTTCTCAGCGCCGCCCAAGTCTGGGGGCCAGCCACACCGTCAACCTGAAGCCCGTAACGCGACTGGAACGTACGCACGGCTTGTTGCGTTTTTGTCCCGTAATATCCGGTAAGTTGTTCATTGAAGATGCCCAGCGCCTTCAGTCGGTATTGAAGATCCCAGACATCCCCGCTCGTGGAGCCCAGCTTCAGCGTCCCGGAGGCTGCCTGCGTTGGCGCTGCTCCGCCCAACAGGCCTACCGAGAGCACGATCACAAAGAGTAAAAGGAATCCTCGGAATTTGTTCATTTTGGGTGACCTCCTTTCCCTACAACATTGTAGGGAAGACTGTAGAGCGGGACAACCTACAACTTTTGGCATTCAGCGGGAAGTCAGGGAAGGGGTGAGAAAAAAATCCCCCTGAAAGGTTGAGGGGGAGACAGGTTTCCGGCTAACTGGAGCTATGTCTTCTCGATTTGTAATAACCGGATCCCATGTAGCCGTGGCGGTGCTTGTAGTCGGAGGAGGAGCGTCCCATCATTGGCCGAGTGTACCCGTGGCTGCTGCTGTAGCGCTTACCGTAATGTCTAGCCGAGCTGCCGTAATGCCTTCGATGGCTATGCGTAGCGGAATGAAGTAATTTATTCTCGCCTGGGACAGAAAGACTCCCAAATCCTCCATGGCATCTAAAGCGTCCGAATAGGGCTTCCGCAGTTGGAGCAGCCGTTCGATGATTTCAATCAGGGAGGGGGAGAGGGTCAACTCTTCCTGCCAGCTTAGCTCCTTGGCGTTCGTGGCGGAATGGGGTGATTCAAAAGTAGAGTAGAGCAAAATGCAACAGGATGTTTGGAATACGCAAATCAAGATGAACGAATCCTTGCTGATGGATGGGACCAGCTCGAGCAACTGCAGGGTGATTTGGGCACTATCCACTTCGCCATACCGTTGTCCTTGCTCAAAGATCAAATCCTCCAGCGTTGTTCCTTCTACCATGGACATAATCAAAAAGGGATGGCGGCCGATCATCATCCATTCTTTAAAAGCGGGGAGCTGCGGGTGATTCAAGGATTGCAGGATACTTGCTTCTCTCTCCAACAGCTGCCGGGCCAATGAGCCTTTGCTGGGTCTGACTTGCTTCAAGACAACAGGCCGATTCTCAAACTGATCAAGGCCGAGATAGGTGATCCCGTAGCTGCCCTCGCCCCCTACTTCCAGGATTCCTAGACTTAAGTCTAGGTTGGATACAGACTATTGCACGTTTTTGACGTTCTGTCGTTTATACTATTATAAAAGATAATGGTCTTGGAAGAAGACAAAAATAAGCCGAGGGATGCAACGATGACGATAATGAAGGCGAACACGGAACAAGCGGATAGGTGGTATCAACGGGCCGAAAGCAAAGCCGCACGTTACTTGGACTTGTTGCAGGAACAGCTCCGCTCGAAGAGCTACGTGTCCAGACTGCTCGATGATTTCATATGGTGGAAAAAAAAGCACCTTCCACGTCAGAAATTGCTCCCGATCTGGCGACGCGGCGCCAAACCGCCCGATTCATCGGAGGGTTCCCGGTTTCTCGCATGGCTGGCCCGTGCAGGGAAGCTGGACGATTATTTGGAGCGGAGCGTTTCCTATATGTATCTGCGGGATCTCGGTCAGGATTTGTCCGATCCCCGAACCCGTGCCAAGATCCAACGCATGGCAGGCGGTTTGAAGAAGTCTCTCGTCTCACCGGATGAAGCAACGGTCGGAACGGGAATCATGGAAGAGATGATCAGCTTAGCTTCCGTCTATCGCTGGGCTCAGCGAGAGGGCGTGGAGGAAGCGGTGATTTGGGTGATGGAGCGGTTAAAGGGCGTTAGGTCCCATCTCCCGCCAGAAATGAATGCCGAGGAAGCCGAGCGCAAGCTCATCAAAATCATCTTGGGCGTCGTGATGCACGTCATGGACGAAATGGAGGGCCACAAAGGCTCTGCGGAGCGTTCCCGCCGGCTCGGAGAGGCAATCAAACTGGGATATTATTACGGGCTGACCTACCCGTTTATTGATGACCTGCTGGATTCCGGAGCCTTAAA
This region includes:
- a CDS encoding LacI family DNA-binding transcriptional regulator, which produces MKPITVYDIAKEANVSVATVSRVLNNTAPVKKETRERINELINKYQFQPNALARSLSKKETGMIGIILPDITNPFFPEVLSGFDLEARKQGYTYFLCDTVSASVDSAEQYVRESQYLNALAEKQVDGIVMMGGRVDLAKPDMQLIEEVAEIGKRLPVLLVNGRLPKSGLNRVAVDERYGAELAAQHLIELGHRDIAIVGGFRQMSNTQQRTNAFTKKMVQAGLEVRKEWVLHGGFSVASGMTFMNQLLELPKRPTAIFCLNDLVAIGVLKAAVKAGLRVPEDLSIIGYDDTPFASYSIPELTTISLHAHELGRTAGEVLHQMITKSKVNKTTLLKPELVIRESTAALN
- a CDS encoding beta-galactosidase, with protein sequence MSTRIESESVVSLSGQAVNIHGESVILLCASLFYFRIPPELWQERLQQVREAGYNCIDVYFPWNFHELQEGTWDFTGMRDADTFLRLASEAGLWVIARPGPYICSEWDGGGLPAYLYAKEPALRIRDNDPAFLQHVARWYAQILPILHRHEVTRGGSVIFVQLENELDFYDCSNPAGYMAALRDMAATHGLSVPLIACAGQGGLVQASGLTEGIVPTCNFYPDDRDPDFERKVLHYREVLHRQGLPLLVTETNRSHYLLRRLLSAGAKLLGPYLQVSGTNFGFTNAINNWGRPLAFLTSDYDFGGMISPEGHLREEVQEAKLLARFIRAYGRAIAESEPNSGSKWSVAGEKEGVFGPYALRLKGGGELIFVTNGEDRSKQIHLHNEEASHASSTGTWTLAASRSLALPAKVPLTNWGISGQLVSSTAELYMVEQQMDGVVLAFHKEGDNGEIALAVEVAHDPITEGMQVIHREGQFILQLSGAETAFCRFELKEGRRFTVIVTSLLNALRTETIHLDGTVTLTADQPVSNVPDPTPAPDWRFVGREGWKAPIQAATVQTKGAEAEFLERLGVYRGYAWYEAETNLVAAEHRLHGFLVRQASDVVSLYADGAYLGTFTPGGASVFVPVNGSDVKKLQARVEIWGHSNFDDIRLPALRLPSLKGIKGITAITAVHNITSNWRVHPKVDRSRQGTLTEIDEALWPVVSFGSWLSADHLSQHLFRRTFIPGAGGDSWTLHFRNLQGHARLWVNGIDAGPIHPLDPFIDLKPYVTPGQELQLEVYLERTMGQSAGQVLVYEGVEASAYTIKAAEEAHLKAAAEHEVAAIPLELPLTLTSGEAGWLFAPIPNAAQGKGWRVRAAGSGLKLTVFMEERIVGRLWLPGGAGRPMMTGGSADSFYLPGPWFQAGQAQLSIFLEAVDEQAAGSLEKLEFISV
- a CDS encoding ABC transporter permease, encoding MRQQGWFKRFWNNKTLLLMCLPAIIFFIIFAYLPMPGLYLAFIKYNYTDGIFKSPFVGFDNFRFLVMTGDLWRLTFNTVVYNLAFILLGNVLQITVAVFLNELRLKWFKKLTQTLMFLPHFISAVLIGLIAYNVLSYDYGLLNSILTSLGFDPVKTYSNATIWPFIIVLTYLWQSTGYGSIVYFAAIMGLDNEIVEAAEIDGAGAFQRIRYIVLPWLKPTFIILLLFSLGGILRGNFGLFFNLVGANNTALYATTDIIETYVFRALMTNFNFSIGSAVSLYQSVFGFVVVITANWLVKKVSPDNSLF
- a CDS encoding carbohydrate ABC transporter permease encodes the protein MDDAHETRSIRTDLGGIIVKIVGYLFIGFFALCCLLPFLLVLGTSFTSEAAIKRFGFNFWPREFSTFAYKIVFENPDLIIGSYLVTIGITICGTALGLFLVAMTGYALQRPDFAYRNRISFFIYFTTLFSGGLVPFYLLVTQYLGLKDNYLAVLLPGLLSPFLIIMMKSFVRSIPHAITESAKIDGAGDFTIFIRLILPMTTPALATIGLFIALGYWNEWYNSMLFLSPDMKYRPLQLFLYNVITSADFIRNSAAASNVELRDVPLESMKMATAIVATGPVILFYPFVQRYFIKGITVGAVKG